The Kiritimatiellia bacterium DNA segment TAATTGATGATTACAGCCCCTCATGCGTTGCCGGCCCATATCGCCGGCATCTCCGTCCTTGTTTTCTTCTGTATTAATCACCTCCCCCGTGCGCGGCGCGGTGTTGCCGCCGGCTGCTATTTAGCACCTTGCGCATACGGGTGCGCATTAATGAGGTCGCCAAAGGCGGCCACTGTATTTGAAAGGAGCCGCATCCCTATGCGGCGATTCCGGACAATAAAACATACATCGCCGAACAGGGGTTCGGCTCCTACCTACAACGGCACGTTTGATCATATTTTTGAAATTCCTACGCATAAATTCAGGTAAAACAAAAACTCACGGTCTTTTCCGGTTGTTTTCCCGGCAAGCGCGGCAAATCCCTCTCAGCTCAATGTGCATGGAGTCAATCCTGCCTATCGCCCGGAATTCAATCCGCCCAGGACCGACTCCAGTTTCCCGCGCTTTTGCCGGATAATCGCATCGTCCTGTTCTTCCACCGCGGTTTTCAGTTCCTCCAAAAACTGCACTGCGTTAAACTTCCGCTCTTTCGCAAGATTTTGGCCCTTCAGGCAGGCATCCAGGCGTTTTTGATAAGCTTGGCACATCGCCCGGTCTTCCTCAAGCTTCTTCCCCGCCAGCGTTATCTTTTTGCCAATGCTGAAAATTTTTTCAGCATCTGTCCCGGCCTCCAGCCTCAATTCATACTCCCCCTCACCCAGCCCGTCAAAACCGGCTTCTATCTCTCTCTCCGCCGGATTTTCATAACTCACTTCCGCCTTCCCTTCATAATACCTCCGGATTTCTTTCCCCTCCTTCATCAAAACCACGCGGATCGGCGCCGACTGTTTCTCAAGATACGCATTACCGAGTTCCAGTTTTATTTTCATTGTCTTGTCCTGCGTCCATTTGTCGGATGACATAATGATATTCCCCGCCCATCCCTTCCCATATCCGCCAACCCCGCTTACCCCCTTTATCATGTAGATTTCATGATCCAGCCGCAGGCTTGCGCCTTTCTTTATCTCCGTCCCTTTGTCCCCCCACAGCTCAATATTATAGCAATTATTGCCGAAAAACAGATAGACCGTCTTTACCTCGTTCAGACTAAATACGCTCACATATGCTATTCGTTCCCGGCTGTCGCAGCAGGCCGTCCAGCCCTCGGATGGAATTAACAACCGTTCTTCTCCGACGGCATAATGAATCACGTTCAAGGCGTCTTTTACCGGCACGTAAAACACATCGTCGCCATCCGCCATGCCCCCCACGGTCAATTCCGGATGCACGCGGAACATGCCTTGCCAGTTCATTTCGCCTTCATTTTTTAATTCAAGTTTTACCGCGGCGCCGGCTATGTTTTTTGTTAATGCAATCTCTTTTTTCTCCCTTAAGCCGTTGACCGTTTTTTCCGGTTCCATTTCAATCACGCATTTTTCCGCCCCAACCCTCTCCCCCTTGACCGTAAAAAGCTGGTTCATCAGGTTCCCGGGATATATCCCGTCTATTTCCTTGATCCCGCCCGTTGAAAAAATATGGTTGATCCCCTCCGGCCATGTTTTCAATTCCGCTATCCGCCCCCCCGCATTCAGCGATACTGTTAAACTCACCAGCCCGTTGGAAAGTTCCAGGGCATTGCCGTTCGTTGCTATTCCGCATGCCGATTCTATCTTCGGACGCTCTATCTTTTCTATCGCCACGGTCGCGCCTTCCGGATACACGTAACACTGGCTTTCACATTTCACCCGCAGGGTCTCGCCGCGAAACGAGAATAATGAATCCTTGCCGGTCTTCAATTCCTGCATCCGTTCTTCATCCCCCTTTCTCGCCGTCAGGAATACCCGCCCTTTCTCGTTAAAACTCCCGCCCTCGTTCACCACCGCCGCTTGAAATTTGTATCCTCCCAGCACGACTTCGCCGTTTTCCACCCGGATTTCTCCCTTATACGGCAAGCCCGTCTCTTCCATGAAAACTTGCTTTCCCTCTCCCTCTTTTGCCGGTTTCCCCGCTGCTTTCTTTTTTTCCGGATGCCCGGCCCAAGGCCTCAACCGGTACACCCGCCCGCCCGGCGACAGGATCACGCCTTCCATCACGGTCCATCCCCCCTCGTATGCCACCGGAGCTTTCATCCCCAGCAAATAATCCTCCACTTCCCAGTCCCCCCTCAGCTTGAGACAAAACCGCTTCAAAATGTCTTTTCCCTCTTTCCCCTCCGGATGCGCGCAAATCAGATACAACTCATTATCATATTCCCATTCCCTCAAAACCAGTTTCTCGTCGTCGCATTTATATTTCGGCGTGTATCCCGCCTCGCTGAAGATCTTATCCATGATCTGCCCGATCCCCGCCTGTTCCACGCTGAACGGCAGGCCGCTCACAATGATCTTCCCCTGACCGCATTCCCTGCTCACCATCGCCGGCTCGCCCGATGCATATTGCAGGAGCGTCTTGCCCCCTTCCACCGCGATGGGCGCGTAAAACAACTCCTGATTCTTCGGATCGCGCGCCGTATAAATAACACCTTCTTTCAACTGCACTTCCTTTGTCCTTGCCATTCCGCGCGCTATCCCCATTGCCTTGAACATATTGTTGGAACTGTTCCCGTAATTATCGCATTTGCCGCTTAAGCCTTCAACCACCAGGCAACCGCCGTTCTTCGCATAATCCAGCAGTTTGTCCTGGATTTCACTGGATAAATACTGCGCCTGGGGCACAATCAATATCCGGCATTTTCTTAAATCCGCGCCGTCCCGCAGCGCGCCTTCATCCAGCACCCGCGCCGCAAATGCAAGCTTCGCGAAGCAGCCATACAGATTATCCACGGCTTTCAAGTGCAGGGAAAGCGCCCGCGTTCCCCCCCATGGTTTCCACGATTGGTCATGGCACCGGGACGTGTTAGAAAACAATATCCGGACTTCCGGATCAGCGCGTTTACCATCTAAAAGAATATGCTCTATCCTGCGGAAATCAGACAGCAATTGCGTCAATTCCCAGCCGTACAGCGTCGGCAGGCCGGTCGTATCAACGTAATTAGCGGGGTATCCAGGCCAGCACCATATCCAGCAATTGACGCCCGCATGCCCGCCGCTGACCTCCTGCCACAACTGCCGGGCTAACTTTTTCCGGCCAACCAGCAGATCGGCGGGCGGAAAATAAAATGCGCCCCATTCCATGGTCCAGAGCTTTTTACCGTCTGCAATTAAATCCAAATAAGTCCACTCCTGTTCCACCGGCATGGAAGTTCCGTCGGTCCCGACGATATCCTGGGTTTTGGTCAATTCATAATAATCCACCCCGTAGAACGGATACCAGCGGCATCCGGTTGAAATACAGTAGGAAAAAAATGTATCTGGCGAATATTTCTTAAATAGTTTGTAGACCGCATTCCGGGACCTGATAACCTGCATTTCGCGGAATTTTCTCCAGTCCTCCCAATTGGCGTGTTCACTGGCTGTTTGCGGCTGCCGCGTAATCAAATTGACGTCATTAAAGCTTGTATGGGCAGTCAACCAGCGTTCATTCATCCGGCTGACATTCTTATATTTTTCCGCCAAGTGTTCCGCATATTCCTCGCGCGCCTGGCTTCCCCAATACGCGCACCCCAACCCACCTTCCTGGCCGGCCCAGTAGCGGATCATCGGCAGTTTCTTCCATTCTCCAATAAACTGCCTGACATCTTCTTCCGTTTTTCCAGGTTGAAGCTTTTCCCGGCGGGTTTCCTTGACTTGCCCGGATAAAAGATCAAGTTTCCCCTGTTCTTTAGTTATTTTTCTGGAAAAAGTCTTTTCTATCTTAATGCCGTTCATAAGGGACTTTACCGACGGCGAATCCAAAAAGGGGAAAGAAGAGTGCTTCTGAAAAAGCCAAACGTTGCATCCCGATTCCTTTATGGCCTGCAACATAGCATTTAATCCGTATAACCCCATAAAAGTAACCCCCGCCACCGCCGGCATTCTCCCCAAAGCATGCCTTATTTTTACCTGCTCCGGTTCTTTGAGGACGACCGGCAGTCCGGCCGCGGCCGCCTTCACTTCCTCGCATTTCTTTTCCTCGGCCGCAATCCGTTCCAACAGCGCCTTCCGGCGCTGATCCTGGCCGGCATAATCCGTTCCGGCATGCAGCAGTTTGTCCAGCGCCTGCTTTTCCTGCATCACCGCTTCCAATCCGGCCATCATTTTCTGCATATCCTGTTGGATGGCATAATATGTTTCCCGCTCCCCGCTGTAAAATGCCGCGATCATCGCGTCCCGCGCCCGGTGATAAGCGGCGGTAAAGATTTTCCCGAACGCGCTCGTTTTGCGCTGAACATTGATCATACGCTCATACCATTCCTCCGTCTGTTCCCCCGGGTATTTTTCCGCGCATAATTTTAGGCAGGCTTGCAGGACCTCGCCGGCCTTGTCCCCCTTCATTAAGGATTCCCCCGTCTGCCCAAGATGCACCAGCGTGGCGCCGTTGTAATAATTGTTGTGATACCGATATGCCAGGAAATCGGCGGATTCGCCCGTCGGCAGCGTATAGACCGGCAGGATGATGTTGGCCGCCGTCTCCATATTATCACCGCCGGCACAGTTCAAGTCGCGGTATTCACGCTCGCCGTTAATATTTTCATGCCGGAACATATTCAACTTGTCCGGCAAGCCCATGCTCGCATTCAAAGGGCCGGCCGTGGCCGGCAGAAGGGCTCTGCAAGAAGCCGTCAGGTTCGTATTGATTTTTAATTCACAATTCAGATTTCTCCGGGCGGACTTCCAGGGCAAAAATCGTATCTGCCATGTCATTGGATACTTGCGCCAACTTAGCCTGAAATAATGAATGTCAAATCCATCCGTCCATTTGGATGATTGGGACGGATCGCTTTTGTAACCGGTCATGGGGAGATATGTTGTGACAAGATGTCCGCCCGCCGCCAGAAATTCAGGAATCAAATACGCGGCCTCGCAGGGCACATTTTTGCCGTCGGGCAAGATCAGGATGTCCAGCGTCTTGCGATTGAGACGCTCCGCATTGCTCATATCATCCGCGTTCAACACGATCGCTTCATGTTCCAGCTTCTTTAATTCGTCCTGATACCAGGACGCCGGTCTTGCGCCGAACCCGTCGGGAAACCCCTCGCCGCTGAAAATCCCCACCCGCAGTTTCGCCGGTGCAGCCCGGGTTATAAGCCCGCATGTTAACCAACATGAGACAACGATCAATATGGCT contains these protein-coding regions:
- a CDS encoding beta-galactosidase trimerization domain-containing protein: MQTAFLERHTEDILGAYSCFDRIVIQDTLPDIAHADMPAQYWKKAILIVVSCWLTCGLITRAAPAKLRVGIFSGEGFPDGFGARPASWYQDELKKLEHEAIVLNADDMSNAERLNRKTLDILILPDGKNVPCEAAYLIPEFLAAGGHLVTTYLPMTGYKSDPSQSSKWTDGFDIHYFRLSWRKYPMTWQIRFLPWKSARRNLNCELKINTNLTASCRALLPATAGPLNASMGLPDKLNMFRHENINGEREYRDLNCAGGDNMETAANIILPVYTLPTGESADFLAYRYHNNYYNGATLVHLGQTGESLMKGDKAGEVLQACLKLCAEKYPGEQTEEWYERMINVQRKTSAFGKIFTAAYHRARDAMIAAFYSGERETYYAIQQDMQKMMAGLEAVMQEKQALDKLLHAGTDYAGQDQRRKALLERIAAEEKKCEEVKAAAAGLPVVLKEPEQVKIRHALGRMPAVAGVTFMGLYGLNAMLQAIKESGCNVWLFQKHSSFPFLDSPSVKSLMNGIKIEKTFSRKITKEQGKLDLLSGQVKETRREKLQPGKTEEDVRQFIGEWKKLPMIRYWAGQEGGLGCAYWGSQAREEYAEHLAEKYKNVSRMNERWLTAHTSFNDVNLITRQPQTASEHANWEDWRKFREMQVIRSRNAVYKLFKKYSPDTFFSYCISTGCRWYPFYGVDYYELTKTQDIVGTDGTSMPVEQEWTYLDLIADGKKLWTMEWGAFYFPPADLLVGRKKLARQLWQEVSGGHAGVNCWIWCWPGYPANYVDTTGLPTLYGWELTQLLSDFRRIEHILLDGKRADPEVRILFSNTSRCHDQSWKPWGGTRALSLHLKAVDNLYGCFAKLAFAARVLDEGALRDGADLRKCRILIVPQAQYLSSEIQDKLLDYAKNGGCLVVEGLSGKCDNYGNSSNNMFKAMGIARGMARTKEVQLKEGVIYTARDPKNQELFYAPIAVEGGKTLLQYASGEPAMVSRECGQGKIIVSGLPFSVEQAGIGQIMDKIFSEAGYTPKYKCDDEKLVLREWEYDNELYLICAHPEGKEGKDILKRFCLKLRGDWEVEDYLLGMKAPVAYEGGWTVMEGVILSPGGRVYRLRPWAGHPEKKKAAGKPAKEGEGKQVFMEETGLPYKGEIRVENGEVVLGGYKFQAAVVNEGGSFNEKGRVFLTARKGDEERMQELKTGKDSLFSFRGETLRVKCESQCYVYPEGATVAIEKIERPKIESACGIATNGNALELSNGLVSLTVSLNAGGRIAELKTWPEGINHIFSTGGIKEIDGIYPGNLMNQLFTVKGERVGAEKCVIEMEPEKTVNGLREKKEIALTKNIAGAAVKLELKNEGEMNWQGMFRVHPELTVGGMADGDDVFYVPVKDALNVIHYAVGEERLLIPSEGWTACCDSRERIAYVSVFSLNEVKTVYLFFGNNCYNIELWGDKGTEIKKGASLRLDHEIYMIKGVSGVGGYGKGWAGNIIMSSDKWTQDKTMKIKLELGNAYLEKQSAPIRVVLMKEGKEIRRYYEGKAEVSYENPAEREIEAGFDGLGEGEYELRLEAGTDAEKIFSIGKKITLAGKKLEEDRAMCQAYQKRLDACLKGQNLAKERKFNAVQFLEELKTAVEEQDDAIIRQKRGKLESVLGGLNSGR